From the genome of Sulfurovum sp. NBC37-1, one region includes:
- a CDS encoding ABC transporter substrate-binding protein: MYRYFFSLLLLLGFSTSLQSTVWNSPHEVNKVKSNTLFSAFSLPPKRLDPVISYNANEWAFIGQIYEPPLQYNYLKRPYELEPLTLTKMPLVRYLDANGTEVDENSSSVAFTQYELNLRDDIRYQDHPAFVKNEKGELLYGHLDEKALASIDSLKDFKKQSTRRLKAEDYAYAIKRMAVRQNHSPILDTMTEYIVGLNTFSKKISKIAQEKKEKEERLDLRPYHIEGVRAVDENTLVITIKGRYPQFLYWLSMNFFAPIPWEADLFYQQKGLIAKNMTLNWYPVGTGAYYLAENNPNRVMRLKANPNFHEERYPALDKESAKAEGIDVSLLKDAGKKLPFIDEIIYSLEKENIPLWNKFLQGYYDASGISSEAFDQAVQISASGTMGLSEEMRKKGIELKGSVQPSIFYMAFNMVDPVVGGYSESARKLRQAISIAQNQEEYISIFMNERGIPAQGPIPPGIFGYEEGEAGTNKVVYDWKEGKRVRKPLSVAKRLLAEAGYPGGISSKTGKQLKLFYDSTATGPDDRALMDWRRKQFAKLGIQLVIRATDYNRFQDKIRKGKTQIFSWGWNADYPDPENFLFLLYGGNASVDTNGAGINSSNYKNPEFDSLFNEIKTMKNTSERKAKIEKMVQIAREDAPWVWGFHPKSLALSHQWFRNVLPNAMANNTLKYKKIDAALRAKKQQEWNQPVILPLVLLLVFVLLMAWLLYRAYNNRQKTVIRKREK, encoded by the coding sequence ATGTATAGGTACTTTTTTTCTCTTCTGTTACTGTTGGGTTTTTCTACATCACTGCAGAGTACCGTCTGGAACAGCCCCCACGAAGTGAATAAAGTGAAAAGCAATACACTCTTTTCCGCTTTTTCCCTGCCACCCAAACGGCTTGATCCCGTTATCTCCTACAATGCCAACGAATGGGCCTTCATCGGACAGATCTATGAACCGCCATTGCAGTACAATTATCTGAAACGTCCCTATGAACTCGAACCGTTGACATTGACCAAAATGCCTCTGGTGCGTTACCTGGATGCGAACGGTACAGAGGTGGATGAGAACAGCAGCAGTGTCGCCTTTACACAATATGAACTGAACCTGAGAGATGATATCCGTTATCAGGACCATCCCGCTTTTGTCAAAAATGAAAAAGGGGAACTGCTCTATGGCCATCTGGATGAAAAAGCATTGGCATCCATCGACTCTCTAAAAGATTTCAAAAAGCAGTCAACACGCAGGCTCAAAGCGGAAGATTATGCCTATGCCATCAAACGGATGGCAGTCAGGCAGAACCACTCACCCATACTTGATACGATGACAGAATATATTGTTGGATTGAATACCTTTTCCAAAAAGATCAGCAAAATCGCCCAGGAGAAAAAGGAGAAAGAGGAACGGCTGGACCTTAGACCTTACCATATAGAAGGTGTCCGGGCAGTCGATGAGAATACACTGGTCATCACGATCAAGGGACGCTATCCACAATTTCTCTATTGGCTTTCGATGAACTTTTTTGCCCCCATCCCCTGGGAGGCGGATCTTTTCTATCAGCAAAAGGGGCTTATCGCCAAAAATATGACACTGAACTGGTATCCTGTGGGTACGGGTGCCTATTATCTGGCCGAGAACAACCCCAACAGAGTGATGCGGCTCAAAGCCAATCCCAATTTTCATGAGGAGCGCTACCCGGCATTGGATAAAGAATCGGCCAAAGCTGAAGGTATCGATGTGTCGCTTCTCAAAGATGCAGGGAAAAAACTCCCCTTCATCGATGAGATCATCTATTCGCTTGAAAAAGAGAATATCCCTCTGTGGAACAAGTTTCTGCAGGGATATTATGATGCTTCGGGTATTTCCTCGGAAGCCTTTGACCAGGCAGTACAGATTTCCGCTTCGGGTACTATGGGCCTGAGTGAGGAGATGCGAAAAAAAGGGATAGAACTGAAGGGTTCCGTACAGCCTTCCATCTTCTATATGGCATTCAATATGGTCGATCCTGTGGTGGGAGGCTACTCCGAATCTGCCAGAAAACTGCGTCAGGCGATCAGTATCGCGCAGAACCAGGAAGAGTATATCTCCATTTTCATGAATGAACGCGGTATCCCGGCACAGGGACCCATTCCTCCCGGTATTTTCGGATATGAAGAAGGTGAAGCGGGGACCAACAAGGTGGTCTATGACTGGAAAGAGGGCAAAAGGGTCAGAAAGCCGCTTTCTGTGGCCAAAAGATTGTTGGCCGAGGCGGGCTATCCCGGAGGCATTTCGTCAAAGACAGGCAAGCAGCTGAAACTCTTTTACGATTCGACGGCTACAGGTCCAGATGATCGGGCACTGATGGACTGGAGGCGCAAGCAGTTTGCCAAACTGGGGATCCAGCTGGTGATCCGTGCTACGGACTATAACCGTTTTCAGGACAAGATCAGAAAAGGAAAAACGCAGATATTCTCCTGGGGATGGAATGCGGACTATCCCGACCCGGAAAACTTTCTTTTTTTATTGTATGGAGGCAATGCTTCGGTCGATACCAACGGGGCGGGGATCAACAGTTCCAACTACAAGAATCCTGAATTTGACAGCCTTTTCAATGAGATCAAAACAATGAAGAATACGTCTGAGAGAAAAGCGAAGATAGAGAAGATGGTTCAGATCGCCAGAGAGGATGCCCCCTGGGTCTGGGGTTTTCACCCCAAGTCGCTTGCACTCTCACATCAGTGGTTCCGGAATGTGCTGCCCAATGCCATGGCGAACAATACGTTAAAATACAAAAAGATCGATGCGGCACTCCGGGCCAAAAAACAGCAGGAGTGGAACCAGCCGGTGATCCTGCCTCTGGTACTGCTCCTTGTCTTTGTGCTGCTGATGGCCTGGCTGCTCTATCGTGCCTATAATAACCGACAGAAAACTGTGATAAGAAAGAGGGAGAAGTAA
- a CDS encoding ABC transporter ATP-binding protein: MSTILSVENLSLVIAKEQLLRSVSFEIKEGEIFALVGESGSGKSLTSLAIMRLLPDSINVVTGDIRLKEHSLFDITESQMQKIRGKSIAMIFQEPMSALNPVMTVGEQVAEVIRLHLGLTKEAVKKKVISLFDEVGIKDPSERYFWYPHQLSGGQKQRVMIAMALACEPDLLIADEPTTALDVTIQAQVLSLLKQIREKRKLSILFITHDMGVVAQMADRIAVMKEGELLETAPRDTFFEQPKHPYTQRLLKDAIAMQAKETGEEGETTLLKVKDLKVYFPIKKGLLQRTVGYVKAVDGVNFAIPKGKTLALVGESGSGKSTIGKAILRLLDITKGTIAFRDVNIAELNEASLKAYRSKIQVVFQDPYSALNPRMTIGEIIREGMVSLKVGPKEKEAQDIRIGELLEKVGLKKEYTERYPHEFSGGQRQRIGIARALAVEPELIICDEPTSALDVTVRSQVLSLLKKLQDDFAVSYLFITHDLSLIPSIADEVAVMQEGKLVEQGPVDEVMHNPQHEYTRTLLKAVPKPPPIQKEEL, encoded by the coding sequence ATGAGTACTATACTGAGTGTAGAAAACCTGAGTCTTGTCATAGCTAAAGAGCAGCTTTTGCGCTCTGTCAGCTTCGAGATCAAAGAGGGAGAGATCTTTGCACTGGTCGGAGAATCCGGTAGCGGGAAATCGCTGACCTCATTGGCCATTATGCGGCTGCTTCCTGACAGCATCAATGTAGTTACGGGAGATATCAGACTCAAAGAACATTCTCTTTTTGACATTACGGAGTCGCAGATGCAGAAGATCAGGGGCAAGTCCATAGCGATGATCTTTCAGGAGCCTATGTCTGCGCTCAACCCGGTGATGACAGTAGGAGAGCAGGTGGCTGAAGTGATCCGACTGCATCTGGGACTCACAAAAGAAGCGGTAAAAAAGAAAGTGATCTCCCTCTTTGATGAGGTGGGCATCAAAGACCCTTCAGAGCGTTATTTCTGGTATCCGCATCAGCTATCCGGTGGGCAGAAACAGCGTGTAATGATCGCAATGGCACTGGCATGTGAACCTGATCTGCTGATCGCCGATGAACCTACAACAGCACTGGATGTAACAATACAGGCACAGGTGCTCTCTTTGCTAAAGCAGATCAGGGAGAAGAGAAAACTTTCCATACTCTTCATTACCCATGACATGGGGGTAGTCGCACAGATGGCGGACAGGATCGCCGTAATGAAAGAGGGAGAGTTGCTTGAAACAGCACCCCGTGATACATTTTTTGAGCAGCCCAAACATCCCTATACGCAGCGGCTTCTGAAAGATGCCATTGCGATGCAGGCGAAAGAGACCGGAGAAGAAGGAGAAACAACACTGCTTAAAGTCAAAGACCTAAAAGTCTATTTTCCGATCAAAAAAGGTCTCTTGCAGCGTACGGTCGGGTATGTCAAAGCTGTGGATGGTGTCAACTTTGCCATACCCAAAGGCAAAACGCTTGCACTGGTAGGAGAATCGGGCAGCGGCAAGAGTACGATTGGCAAAGCCATTTTGCGTCTGCTGGATATCACAAAAGGGACCATAGCCTTCAGAGATGTGAATATTGCAGAATTGAATGAAGCGTCCCTGAAAGCCTACCGAAGTAAAATTCAGGTGGTTTTTCAGGATCCCTACTCGGCACTCAATCCCCGTATGACCATTGGTGAGATCATCCGTGAAGGGATGGTAAGCCTGAAGGTAGGCCCCAAAGAGAAAGAGGCTCAGGATATTCGTATAGGGGAACTGCTTGAAAAGGTAGGATTGAAAAAAGAGTATACCGAGCGTTATCCGCATGAGTTCTCCGGGGGTCAGCGACAGCGTATCGGTATTGCCAGAGCACTGGCGGTAGAACCTGAACTGATCATTTGTGATGAACCTACTTCTGCGCTGGATGTGACGGTAAGGTCACAGGTTCTTTCCCTGCTTAAAAAACTGCAGGATGACTTTGCTGTCTCCTACCTTTTCATTACCCATGACCTCTCCCTTATCCCCTCCATTGCAGACGAAGTGGCTGTCATGCAGGAGGGAAAATTGGTAGAGCAGGGACCTGTGGATGAGGTGATGCATAACCCTCAGCACGAATACACACGTACACTGCTCAAAGCCGTACCCAAGCCACCACCTATACAAAAAGAGGAATTATGA
- a CDS encoding HAD family hydrolase, giving the protein MTKETIILFDLDGTLIDSTEAILESFTVAFSHFGKESPADDLIKAQIGHPLDWMFLKLGVEEEKIWDHVAAYKQHYRKISKAKTTLLPSAKEAVQKASEFAILGVVTTKTAEYSIELLEHMGLMDYFDVLIGRENVEHPKPHPEPIHKALERLPRTEGDIWMIGDTCMDMHSAESANIKGVAVSCGYGTVEQLSKCSGTICTNAYETVTFIAKQ; this is encoded by the coding sequence ATGACAAAAGAGACCATTATATTATTTGACCTTGACGGAACCCTGATCGATTCGACTGAAGCGATCCTTGAGAGTTTTACCGTTGCATTCAGCCATTTCGGCAAGGAGAGTCCTGCCGATGATCTCATTAAAGCGCAGATCGGGCACCCTCTGGACTGGATGTTCCTGAAGCTTGGGGTAGAAGAAGAGAAGATCTGGGATCATGTGGCAGCTTATAAGCAGCATTACCGAAAGATCAGCAAAGCCAAGACAACACTGCTTCCTTCTGCCAAAGAGGCGGTTCAAAAGGCTTCGGAGTTTGCTATACTCGGTGTGGTGACCACCAAGACGGCAGAGTATTCTATTGAGCTGCTCGAACATATGGGCTTGATGGATTATTTTGATGTATTGATAGGACGGGAGAACGTGGAACATCCCAAGCCGCATCCGGAACCTATCCACAAAGCATTGGAAAGGCTGCCCCGTACAGAAGGTGATATCTGGATGATCGGAGATACCTGTATGGACATGCATTCAGCTGAGTCGGCGAATATTAAGGGGGTTGCAGTAAGCTGTGGATATGGTACGGTTGAACAGCTGTCAAAATGTAGCGGTACCATATGCACAAATGCCTATGAGACCGTTACTTTCATAGCAAAGCAATAG
- a CDS encoding ABC transporter permease, which yields MNLTLLWTDIMVWILIFALIGWGWVVSRSPQVKKQWHTIFRSRIAMASAIVLLFYLSFALLDSVHMRHTVQDKSGHAASAEVHYKGEMVSLLDLLFAHTIEHTERTYSAPFATHEYAKSIVVDEKDNVTRQAYLPLKYVNIPAGESEMEDIVRRSLGAIGLGLFVSLILVFLHLLLKGKERFGEKVRYVWRGETELPWRTAYLTFLLLTVTFVWLYVLSYHYHVLGTDKVGGDVFYQSLKSIRTGVLIGILTTLVMLPVSIVLGISAGFFGGWIDDIIQYIYTTLNSIPGVLLIAAAVLVMQVMMDNHPQWFETTLERSDLRLLFLIMILGVTSWTGLCRLLRAETLKISQVEFVTAAKAFGVSKWKIIFRHIMPNLMHIILISVVLDFSGLVLAEAVLSYVGVGVDPTMYSWGNMINQARLEMAREPMVWWSLFSAFIFMFILVLAANLLSDRVQTVLDPRNKS from the coding sequence ATGAATCTGACACTGCTCTGGACCGATATTATGGTATGGATACTGATCTTTGCACTCATAGGGTGGGGATGGGTAGTCTCGCGGTCGCCGCAGGTTAAAAAACAGTGGCATACTATTTTCAGGTCACGTATTGCGATGGCATCTGCGATCGTCCTGCTTTTCTATCTCTCTTTCGCGCTGCTGGATTCGGTGCATATGCGCCATACAGTACAGGACAAGAGCGGACATGCCGCTTCTGCGGAAGTTCACTACAAAGGTGAAATGGTCAGTCTGCTGGACCTTCTTTTTGCCCACACTATTGAACATACGGAACGTACCTACTCAGCACCGTTCGCCACGCATGAGTATGCCAAGTCCATCGTGGTGGATGAAAAGGACAATGTGACACGTCAGGCGTATCTGCCTTTGAAATATGTCAATATCCCTGCGGGAGAGTCTGAAATGGAGGATATCGTCCGGCGATCGCTGGGGGCGATCGGGCTTGGTCTGTTTGTAAGTCTGATACTGGTCTTCCTGCATTTGTTATTGAAAGGAAAAGAACGCTTCGGTGAAAAAGTGCGTTATGTCTGGCGGGGAGAGACAGAACTTCCCTGGAGAACGGCATATCTTACTTTCCTGCTGCTGACCGTTACCTTCGTATGGCTCTATGTGCTTAGCTACCATTACCATGTTCTGGGTACGGATAAAGTGGGCGGTGATGTTTTCTACCAGAGTCTTAAAAGTATCCGTACCGGAGTTCTCATAGGCATATTGACCACACTGGTAATGCTGCCCGTCTCTATCGTTCTGGGAATTTCTGCGGGATTCTTCGGAGGCTGGATAGACGATATCATACAGTATATCTATACCACGCTCAATTCCATTCCGGGTGTCCTGCTCATTGCTGCTGCCGTACTGGTGATGCAGGTGATGATGGACAATCACCCCCAGTGGTTCGAGACTACGCTGGAGCGTTCGGACCTCAGACTACTCTTTTTGATCATGATCCTGGGAGTAACAAGCTGGACAGGGCTGTGCCGTCTGCTGCGTGCCGAGACGCTGAAGATCTCACAGGTAGAGTTCGTGACTGCTGCCAAAGCTTTTGGTGTGAGTAAATGGAAGATCATCTTCAGGCATATTATGCCAAACCTGATGCACATCATTCTCATCTCTGTGGTACTGGACTTCTCCGGACTTGTCCTGGCCGAAGCAGTACTCTCTTACGTAGGTGTCGGGGTAGATCCGACTATGTACAGCTGGGGAAATATGATCAACCAGGCCCGACTGGAGATGGCAAGAGAACCGATGGTGTGGTGGTCACTCTTCTCGGCTTTCATTTTCATGTTCATTCTGGTCCTGGCAGCCAATTTGCTCTCCGACCGCGTACAGACCGTACTTGACCCGAGGAACAAGTCATGA
- a CDS encoding ABC transporter permease — MLAYILRRILYAIPILIGVNLITFVLFFMINSPDDMARAQLGAKQVTPQMIEAWKVEKGYDKPLFLNPKATGVEKISDTLFMQESLKLFAFDFGFSDANRDIGSDIKERMGPSLAIALPTFFIALVTNISLALLLVLFRGSVLDTSMMVIAVMIMSISGLFYIIAGQVLFSKVWHWVPISGYEPGWSAVKFVILPVIIGVFAGMGAGVRWYRSIFLEQMNQDYVRTARAKGLSEISVLFKHVLKNGMLPILTGVVVVIPSLFMGSLVMESFFGIPGLGSYTIDAINSQDFAIVKAMVFLGSVLYIVGLILTDISYTLFDPRVKLS, encoded by the coding sequence ATGCTGGCTTATATTTTGCGTAGAATATTGTACGCCATACCGATCCTGATCGGGGTGAACCTCATTACCTTCGTACTCTTTTTCATGATCAACAGCCCTGATGATATGGCGCGGGCACAGCTCGGTGCCAAACAGGTTACACCACAGATGATAGAGGCATGGAAAGTGGAAAAGGGATATGACAAACCGCTTTTTCTCAATCCGAAAGCTACAGGTGTCGAAAAGATCAGTGACACGCTTTTTATGCAGGAGTCTCTGAAACTCTTCGCCTTTGATTTTGGTTTTTCAGATGCCAACCGGGATATCGGTTCGGATATCAAAGAGCGTATGGGGCCGAGTCTTGCCATCGCCCTGCCTACTTTTTTTATTGCCCTGGTCACCAATATATCGCTGGCGCTTCTACTGGTGCTCTTCAGAGGATCTGTACTCGATACCAGTATGATGGTCATTGCCGTGATGATCATGTCGATCTCCGGACTCTTTTACATCATTGCCGGACAGGTACTCTTCTCCAAGGTCTGGCACTGGGTGCCTATATCTGGCTATGAACCGGGATGGAGTGCCGTCAAATTCGTGATACTCCCTGTGATCATAGGGGTCTTTGCAGGTATGGGGGCTGGTGTACGCTGGTATAGAAGTATCTTTCTGGAGCAGATGAATCAGGACTATGTCCGTACTGCAAGGGCCAAAGGGCTCTCAGAGATCTCCGTGCTTTTCAAACATGTGCTTAAGAACGGAATGCTGCCAATTCTGACCGGCGTTGTCGTGGTGATCCCCTCACTCTTCATGGGAAGTCTTGTCATGGAGTCTTTCTTCGGCATTCCCGGTCTTGGTTCCTACACCATCGATGCCATCAACTCACAGGATTTTGCCATCGTCAAAGCAATGGTCTTTCTGGGATCGGTACTCTACATTGTCGGACTTATCCTGACGGATATCTCCTATACGCTGTTCGATCCGAGGGTGAAGCTCTCATGA